AAATTTTTCCATACCACGACTTAattacaaacaaaaaaaaaagaattcctATATTTGAAGACAATTAGAACCTTTTCAAAGAAATAATACTACAAACGGAAGATCACCTAATTAGGTAAGCAGTTGTCAATTAGAGTAATAGATTATCAGCCCTCATAAAGTAGATCTATTCTTTATTGATTTTTAGCTATTAGCTAACCATTCATTAGTTTAAAAGTAGGCCAGCAAAAATACCtatcttttcttgttcttttgTGCTAAAAACTTTGGTATATAAACCCAATACCCTGTTCTTCCTCTTCACTCAAACATCatcaacaaaacaaaagaaaatacaaccaattatctttatcttttttctcttttagcCTCAAACTAAGAAAAATGGCATCCAAAATCAATGTGATGGCTCTAGTTATGGTTCTAATTGTGGCCATTTATTGGAATGGAGCTTTAGCTCAATCAGGTTGTATGACTACACTAGTAGGATTATCACCATGTTTGAATTATGTTAGTGGAAATTCATCAACACCATCTTCATCTTGTtgctcatcactatctagtgtTGTCCAATCCAATCCTCAATGCCTTTGTGCGTTGATTAATGGTGGTGGTTCTAATCTTGGCATTGCTATTAATCAAACTCTTGCTCTAGGATTACCTAGTGCATGcaatttacaaactcctcctCTGAGTCGCTGCAATGGTAAGATAATTTTTCATTCTACGGTCTATCCTCTATACCGTTGTATTGTGTGTCTAGATATTTCTTTTAGCTGATATAGTGTAATAATGTTATAGAAAACATATAATTAACACAACTCACAATGAGTTTAACTTCTAACACGACTCACAATGTAGAACTTTTTTTTTACATGTAAAAGATAATTACAAGTAATGTAATTGTGAGGTGAAACTAATAACCTAAAATAAGGCAGTTAATTAATCTAACCTAATGCAGTAGCTTTAAATACACTGACACTTAATGTTACTATCGTAGAATTTAGAACTCATGCATATGCATGTAGTGCAAATCTTGCTCTGCCTCTACATTCAGATAGttatagaaattaattatttacacCATGAGTACTtataatgataaataattacactcttataatattataatatgaaCTAACTCATTGTTTTGTGGGAAAAAAAAACAGCTGCAAATGGACCAACAGCTTCAGCTGCAGTACCAGCAAGTTCTCCTGTAGGTTCAACTACCCCATCTGATTCCTCTAATGAAATCCCAGCAACTCCAGGtacttcaaataaaatattttatcatctcTCTCCTatagaattttaatttatttaactatATATATTGATGCATTTAAACATGTTATATTACCTGCCTGGTTTTTCAAGTTAATAAACTAACATAACAATTACTTGTAGTTATATTTCAGTTGACCTGTGTAAAAGTTATTTCAATATTGTCAGTGTACGTAAGTAAAATTACTGAAATTCGCGCAAATGCTTTCATTGATGTAGGTGCTACAGGTTCAAAAACAGTTCCCTCAACACCTGGATCACCATCATCATCAAGCAACTCAAAAGTTTCTATCAGTTTAGTTGGGTTCCTACTATTTGTTGCATCATCATCTGCTTTGACCATCATGAGGGGATTCtgagtttattttttttggagaaaaaagtcatttttatgTCAATGTTGTATTaatattactgttgttattattCTTTTGGTTCCTATGTTTTAGTAGGAGTGTCATACTGGTTGTAATTTACTTATATTATTTAGTAGTGAATTTGTTCGCGCTTTGCTAGAAAATCttattaaacatatatatttaaattaaatttcaagttttattaGTAATGGTTGTAAAACTATTATTAACTCACAAAGTGatctattttaaaagaaaattaatcaaTATATAGTAGAAAGACATTAGTTTCATAGATTgattaaattatacatataaaatattttccatcGGAGTTAGAATTCAAAAATACAAGTTATCTTAGTAAATCATGTAGTgaagaaataaatttatattgatactataaaatattttaaaaaaatatccgACGAAATAAATATTAAGAATAACTGTTGTGTACTTTTTTCACCTTTATATTCTATAactatactttgatgattttcaattttaaaattgagTGTTATATCTTGTATTTGaccttttagttatttttacagaaagttaaaattatgtaattctttagtttttcttgttttagatgtcaaataaaaaaggacaaCACATACATTGAAAAGTGGTTACAAAAGTAAAactaaaaggaaaaggaaattcGTATAATGTCTAAATGCACACTTCtaattcctttccttttctatgttttatttcatcatttattttaggttttcttttcttttctttttttgttatcttttattttccttttttttattttttctattcaatttatttatgaGAAAATAGTCCAATGACCCCCCAACCTATTATCGGATTTTCAACTACACACTTATAATTCACAGGAGTTTTATTACCCTCTTAAGTAGTCCAGAGGATAATAGGACCCTCGTGAAGTATAAGTGTGTAGTTGAAAATTCGATAATAGGTTGGAGGTtcatttgactattttctcCTTTGTTTTCTATATTAATCATTATGCTACAATCTGGTGCTAATTCCTCGCCTTGTTTGCAACTACTATACAAAAACATATTTTCTATTTCaacctttcttgaaatttccttaTTTGCCTTAATAACTCTTCATAACATTTCAATATCCCACATATCCTTAAATAACCCTTCATGATAGAGTTCAACTTAACGAAGATTCTACGGGCTTCTCATCTTCAATTCTATGACTTATGACTTACGGtgagaaattatatatatatatatatatatatatatatttagatcttttgaaatttttattgaCATAGAAGGGTCAATCTATATAGATACTATTCTTAACtcttattttcatgatttaaaggtTTGTACATTTGAATTATTTCATCcacttcaatttttattttataagttcATTAAACTGATCAATATTTGTTCACTGTAAAAATTATTTAGAAAGAGATAtacatctttaaaaaaaattgtgttacCTGAATGATAATGAAATCACATATAGAGagacaaattaaaattttaacaaaTTTACCTGAAATGGTTAACGTCTTCCTCTAACAAAAAattgttttgattgttaataGAGAATGTGAAAATAGACATTTTGCCTTCGTACAAGTCATGATTGGTTGGTTCTCCTAATTACCAGCCCATCTACTGACCGAATCGTGTTTGACTAAGCCGTTGATCAGTATTTAAAATATAGGCACCTTTTGCTACAGCAATTTGTCTACATGTTTAAAAAGAGTTCAATTATATCGATAGTATAAAAAAAGGTCGATTAAATTACTTTAGTTAAATAGAAACGAAGAATACATATTTTAGTTAAAAATCCTTGTTTAAGCTACATAATACAGTACTCGCATCTTTGCTGGAATAGTAAgctataaattaataattggCTCACACCAAAATCTGACAGCTAACAACTTTTTGAAGCGTGGAGGCTATAGGGTGGTGTTTGTCTATGTTGTTCAATGTTAGTTTTGAACTTTAGAACATGTTTAAGAAACAATGAGTAAtataagtattttattagaaaaataatttaaaacacaaatcatcaatattaagaataaaataaataaagaaaaaggggtcaaaaatatccttaaactatttgaaatgaataaatatatcttccgtttatagtttggtccaaaaatgtccttGCCGTCAatattttgattcaaaaatgcctttattattatttaatgaatCAAAAATGTCCCTATTGTTaaaaaatgggtcaaaaatgtctttttccaaataattttttttttaaaaaaaacaaatcttgtttcttttaaaaaatattacttttaaggattgctattcttgttttctttcctttcaaACCACTTcaagtaataaaaatatatggaattattttattcttcgtaaactcattttattaattaaaaaataataatttcatgtactctaatttttaatggataatatatgtcatatatataagatcattaaattttattcaaataacgacaaaaaataattataataaaataagaaatattttaaaatttttaatttaattgaagtagaataaacatttgctaataaaagaaatattattagaaaaaaatttaaataatatatttatttgaaaagggCATTTTGactcattaaataacaataaaagccaaaatattgacggcaaagatatttttaaatcaaaccataaataaagatatttttatttatttcaaataatttaaagacATTTTTAcccataaataaattatttaaaatactgAAGAAGTGAAAAAATGAACCGACACGGAAAGAAAGAGGGAGTATATAATATAGTAGAATGTAGGAAAAGAAACTAATAAATGCTTACACATGGATTCGTTTCGAAGGTAGGCAAGTTTGGTCACCCACACATAACCTCATCtgtcttttttttcaatttattgcACTATCTTCCCCTTTATAAACACTGGTCCTGttatttccttctttctacTAAATATCAAATACTCCcaatttatcacatattttgaGAAAAAGTTTCAAGAAGATGAAGATGTTAGCTATTGCAATTTTTGTGGGTATGGCTATTTTTTCAATA
This Solanum dulcamara chromosome 8, daSolDulc1.2, whole genome shotgun sequence DNA region includes the following protein-coding sequences:
- the LOC129899728 gene encoding non-specific lipid transfer protein GPI-anchored 5-like, which translates into the protein MASKINVMALVMVLIVAIYWNGALAQSGCMTTLVGLSPCLNYVSGNSSTPSSSCCSSLSSVVQSNPQCLCALINGGGSNLGIAINQTLALGLPSACNLQTPPLSRCNAANGPTASAAVPASSPVGSTTPSDSSNEIPATPGATGSKTVPSTPGSPSSSSNSKVSISLVGFLLFVASSSALTIMRGF